The following DNA comes from Papaver somniferum cultivar HN1 chromosome 4, ASM357369v1, whole genome shotgun sequence.
TGCAGTCAAAACTCAAACGGAGACAATTACATTGACGGAGAATACAGTCCATGAATCACATGAACATTATGAAGAACCAATGACGTCGATGGAAATCGCTATACGAACGTACTGGAGACGGGCGTGGATAGTTATAGTATGGTTACTCATATGTTTTGGTCTTTTTGTTTGGAAGTTCATGCAATATAGAGAAAGAAAGGCTTTCCAAGTTATGGGTTATTGCTTATGCACTTCAAAAGGCGCTGCAGAAACCTTGAAGTTCAATATGGCACTCATTCTGTTACCTGTTTGCCGGAATACAATAACGTTGCTTAGGAGGAATCGGACGTTGAATTACATGATCCCGTTTAACGACAACATTAATTTTCAcaaggtagttttttttttttgaccggtagtttaggattttatttcattttctcaTGTTTGTGAAAGGCGAGATAGGACTCACCTAGGCGCAAAAATGTGAGACTTTTATTTCTTTGGGCGCCTAGGGTGCTAGTTGAAGGTCTGGCCTCGCCTAGCGCCTCACACAACATGTTCTCATCTGCATGACACACTGTACTTACATTTACTAGTGTAGCTAATTGCAGGGGGGATAGTAATTGCTGTAATTCTACATGGAGGAACACATTTAACATGTGATTTTCCGAGGATTGCTGGTTGTAGCCGATCAGTTTTCCGCCGAACCATTGCAGTGCATTTCGGGAACCACCAACCATCATACTACGAGATATTAGCTACAACCGAAGTCGCCACTGGACTTGGAATGGTCATTTTAATGGCCATAGCTTTCATCCTAGCGACACATGTGTCCAGGCGTAAATCATCAACATTGCCACAGCCATTGCGGAAGGTGACAGGATACAACACCTTTTGGTATTCACATCACCTCTTCATCCTTGTCTACGTCTTGCTCATCATCCACTCCATGTTTCTCTTCCTCACCAAGGACATTAGCGAAAAAACGGTAAGCGACAACGATATTATATTAGTGAATTTCAATACATTTTTTCTAGTTCAGCTTTTGTTGACGCTGGGACTGAATTTTTGATGTAGACGTGGATGTATATTGCAATTCCGGTTCTATTGTATGCCGGGGAACGGATAGTTCGAGCTATAAGATCAGAATTCGACCGTGTCGAAATTGTCAAGGCAACTACATATCCTGGAAAAGTTTTGTCCTTGAAAATGAGCAAACCTGCAGGCTTCACATACAGAAGTGGAATGTATTTATTCCTCAACTGCCCTGACATTTCTCCATTTGAATGGCACCCGTTATCTCTAACATCGGCACCGGAAGACGATCATCTTAGTGTGCATATTAGAACACTGGGAGATTGGAGTTATCAGATTTACAGCCGTTTTCAAGAGGCAATAGTAAGTGGCAATCCGCAGTATCCGGAAGTATACATTGACGGTCCTTATGGCGCTTCTTCACAAGATCACGTGAAATACGACATCGTCGTTCTCATTGGACTTGGCATAGGAGCAACACCTTTCATCAGTGTCATCAAAGACATCATTCATAATACTCTACGAAAACCAGCTCCTGTTGAGGATGAAGAATCTGGCATTTCCAACGTTTGCTCGTCAAAAGCTTACATGTATTGGGTTACCAGGGAACAGAGTTCTTTTGGATGGTTTAGAGATGTGATGAAGGAAATATCCGAGAAAAACCAAAACAAGGTAAGCCGCGACACATTCTGATTCCAAGTTTGTCATCTATCAAGTGTCGCACGAGCATACTTACCCAAAATTTTCTTCATGTAATTACGTTAGGCCGTGATCGAGATGCACAACTACCTTACAAGTGTTTATCAGGACGGGGACGCCAGGTCAGCATTAATCAGCATAATTCAATCTCTGCATCATCAGAAAAATGGCATTGATGTTCTTTCGCACACTCCGGTAAGATCCTTAGCACTTGAAGCTATCTCTATCAATATGCACTGTCCACCAATTCTGAAGCTGATTATTGCAGGTGCACACACATTTTGCAAGGCCAAATTGGTCTGAAGTTTTGTCAAACCTGTCCACTAAACACGAAGGTGCAAGGATTGGTAAGTCGATTAACTCAAAATTAAGTATTTTCTTTCTGGCTAGTATTCCATTTAAAAGGTAGCTTTTAGGTAAACAATTCCAGAAACTTTTATAGTATAAAGTTTGAGGATTCATTGGTTTTGGCCACCAACTTTCATAATACGTATTATTAAGTAGTAGCAGCTTAGCTTAAATCACCAAGGCAATAGGCACCACTACACTTTATAAATTACCTAACCACCAAACATTTTGAGGTAAAAAATAAACAAAGTGTTTAGGAATAAGGAAAACTTGTTTCAACCACTTTGGACTAATTAATAGACCTATTAAAATGAGAAGGTACAACCAGAACACTGGTAGTGGTGGAGAGGGCGGCCGGTGTTTCGGAGCCGAATAAGAAGTTATTCTCGATTTGGTTAAGACAAAAAGCCAAAAGTTAGTTttagaaatataaaaataatatccGTGTGAATAGCGCGTTTAGATATTAAGAGCAGAAATATTAAGGTTGACTTTTTACTACTAGAAGttgtttagaaaattttatactcAAACTTTATGTTTAGTATTAGTTTGATCAATAATTTCTTTTAGTATAATAAAGaagtaaaagaaaacaagagaCTTATGGGGGTGTTTGGAACATTTTGTACCACATAAAAAGGATGAGCTGGGAACCGGGGATGGTCCCGCATGACACACTCACGGTTGGCCCAACTGAAGCTAAGCAGTGGGGGCCTGTTAGAATTGAGTTGGGGCCTACCAGGCGGGATTATCTCCGGTGTCCAGCTCACGGTGGATTAAGCATTATTGTATAAAATGTTATTTTCCGATTTAATTAAAACGAAAAGTCAAAAGTTAGCCTGAAAAGAAAATTTCTGAAttatttttagaaattaaaaaacaTATTTTGTGTAAAGGTCTTTTCGAAAATGAAATTTCAAAATAACTTGTATAAATTAAGCATGTTTTGCAGGAAGTGAAAAGAATCTTGCTCTTGCCTTCTAAAAACTACTCTACTGGCTTCCAAGTTGCCAGACAAGTTCTAAATGctaatacatgtatttttatgattatgatttttgACCGTTGTTGGCTGGCTGATGATTTATATTAAAAATACACAGGTGTGTTCTATTGCGGGCCTTCAGTTTTAGCGAAAGAGTTGCAAAGGCTGTGCACAAAAATGAGCTCTAAAACCACTACGAGATTTGTGTTTCACAAGGAACATTACTGACTAAAAACccatatacaaaattattattgTTTCTTGGTATAAAATGCCTTTGTATTGAAGATTttacgaatatatatatatatatatgttttttttcttctttatatcAGCAAAGAAACGAATATATTAATCAAAAAAGAGGTATAAAAGCTTTATACCACTCTTggccaaaacaaaaaataaagaaaaaagaaaagtgaaaaatactataatccCCTACAAAATGTAGATGAAGTATTTGGATCTGGCATTTAGTATGTTTATTTACATATTCTCAGTTTTTACTAAACAAAATTGTTACAAAATGTGAAGAAGGACACACAAAACCTTTTTTGAGATCTTTGCTTCTTTCAATTGCTAATAAACCCAGTATGTCCATCCTTCCATGTAATGAAGTTTTCTACACTTCCTTGATGCAGAACAACTTTGGGTACTGGAATCTGTACCTGGAGATGTAAATCCTGAAGAGAGTGATGGAGAAGTTGAGAAGGttttccaaaccttgcaaagttTACCCTCAGAAATCCCATCAAGAAAGTAAGAGttattctccttcattttgttgtACTTATGTATACTACAGTTTTCATTTGTGCAATTGGGAAGTTGATATATACATTCAACTACACTACCATATATATGGATCCAATGTAAAGGTGGACGACTTTTGGAGTTCATGAACTGCCAGTGAACAACACATTTGGAAGTGTTTTCTTCTTTCATGGAAAATCATACCTTCGTAAGAGAATTGACGTTAGTAGATCAACTATCTAACATGTCATATTATGTTTCTAAAACTCAGGTGGCTTGTAGATTACATGATGGAGCATGGGTTCTTCAAATCACTTTCCCAGTGGGTTGGCAATAACCTTATGAAATCTGGGGACCATGAAACATGGGCTTTTGATCTCCAAGGTGTTGTTGATATGTTCAATTCATACAGGTATGTCCGATTATCCTCATTAATCTGCTGGTATTAGCTCCCGTTTGTGCTttattatggatgtgtaactttcagttacacaagctaagtggatgtgtaacttgtagttacacaagctaaatagatgtgtaacttctagttacacatgctaattagatgtgtaacttttacttacacatactgattaaATACAACAGCTGAAGGTTTATAATGCTTGGAAACAACTTATTCATGATTAAACCTAGGTAGTACTTGTCATCGTGTATAAGAACTCCAATTTGAATGATTCAGGTTTCAGTTGGTGATATTGTGGTGACTccaatttgaatcaatcaatttattCCAATTTGTTCTTTTGAAGCTACTTCAGGTAACGTTTTTGTTTTGATTCAATATGATTGACTCATTTAGTAGTTCTATTTTCTTATTTAGTTTGATTAGGTTTTGATTCTTGTTTTGGTTGTTCTATTCAGGTCAGAGTagaaaaatataatttttatggaaTCAATGAATTTTGAATCTAGGTACGTTTAGATTGTTGTTAttactgttgatgttgttgttttagGTTCAATTTCTTGGTAATACTAGTTGAATTTAATCATCTAAAAACGATGAACTCTCATGATTACAATGGATTCAGTTATTGACTTGTATCTGTAGATGATAAGATGAAATCTGATTGTTAAAACATCTGTAGATGTTGGGACTTACACATGCTTGTTTAGTTAGTTTATTATAcatgcttgttttatgacttttggAGGCTTGCAGTATTGCTTTTGCATCTAGACTAGTTTGTGTATACAATGATTAGTTTGGCTGatatttttatgtttcttttacaGGAAAATCAACActtgtggtggtgttgatggtggaggtgcaggttttggaggaggatgaggaggcagtGGTGGTACTGGATCAGATTTGGAAGATAATTTGTatttggagttagtggtggtgttttggtatgaagCTGAGAGGTTTGGTATGGATGTTAGAGCTGTGTTAGACATTGTAAGTTGGATCTACTTTACATTCTGCTTgtcttagtggtggtgttttggcatggatgtgtaatttttagttacacaagctaaatagatgtgtaaatttcacttacacatgctaattagatgtgtaacttctagttacacaagctaaatagatgtgtaatttctagttacacatgctaattagatgtgtaacctttacttacacatactttgctttaggtaacttaggcttgcaagttcatgataaatggcatattccatatgcaggtgtaactcctagttacacaagccatatgcatgtgtatctcctagttacacatgttatatgcatgtgtaactctcagttacacaattcagatgcatgtgtaactactagttactctagtcagatgcttgtgaaactgaatatacattgttgtatgtactgttcattttgatcttataaatactgattgcttgttgttatatttcaggtttcagataacttcataaaagctaattgcttaaacatGGTAatgatctcgctggaactggagttgacgctgaatacacaagtcagatgcatgtgtaactctcaattacactagatagacacatatgtaactctcaattacactagacagatgtgtgtaaattctagttacacatgctaaaaaattgttgtaaatgaatattaaagtaatacatgtatttttttttgtgttttctttttgatgtctattttctgcatatatatacaagtgtaactttgcattacacatgtcataaggatgtgtaacttttggttacacttgccatatgcatgtgtaacttctatttaCACATTCACAATgtactttaataatttcgggcctagatttaacaATTTCGGGCctatatttaaattttatttaattatggacttgacaatatgcataagggtatcaagatcttttaataattcgggacctagatttaaacttcttttaattaagggtctcatattatgggttacccatCGGTGGGGCCTGAGCATAATTttaccccctactatatgggttcaacacatagaaacccaacaaaatggatccttcattgtcaactccattctttcacattttgatatttctaggcccagaactttaaTTTTTAGGGCTTGATAATAAAGTGACATTTTCATAATGTCAAATTTCCCCTTTTCAATATATACAAGAGAAAAATCATAAGATCCAttcatttcttcattttctttctctctcatctctctCGCTCGGTTGCAGGTTGCAGAGAAAAAAGTTTCAGGGTTTGCTCTCTCTCTCAGACGAAGAAACAGGCCGAGAAcacgatttctaatcgaaatttcCAGTGAGTAATGATTTCATAACTTAGATCTGACCTTTACAAAAAAAGATCCTGATTATCTAAACATAAATTCGAAATCAACATCAGTTATTCTTCGGAGATTCAATGAAAATTCATCAGCAGGAACTGAATATGAAGATTCTCGTAGAAAATCAAATCCAACAGGAAAAATTTCAATTCAATCGGTTGATTTCGTAATCTGATTTCATTTTTTCTGCAGAGATTTCGTTCTAATTTAGTTTTCTGTTTGAAGATTCATATAAAGTTTCTAGGTTtatatttctttcattgatttcaTTTGCTTTTTTAGATCTGAAGAAGATGATAGTAAATCATCTGCGTGTttgttattagaagaagaagatctgtTAGAAACGATGATAAATCGAAATTTTATTCTCGGTGTTTTGGAATTTTGGTGCATTTTTGGAGTTCATCCTGGTTATGATGTAGTTATTTAGAGATTTGAATGGATTTGATTCAATAGATAAAATAGTTGAGCATCAAATAATCTATGAATTCGAATCAGTcaaatattatttcaattttattttgaatCTGAAATTAAAGCTTGTGAATCTCAAGTTAAGGTTTCATCATCTCTTCTCAGTCTCCATTCAAGTCAGAAGTCTTCTATAATCTAATTAGTTATTGTTTCAtctctttcatttttttcaaggtttttttaagTTGGGATTTCCTcttctttgttgtttttcatgtatGTAATGATGTTTTAAACCTTAGGACTTACTTATTGTGCAGGTTCAACAATGGAACTAtgaagatcttcaacaacaacagaaatAAAGAAGATAACAACTAATCGTCATTCACAGGTGATTCAAAATCTGATTCTTCTTTTGCTTTGGAAACAACTAATGAAGAAGCTGTTAATAGTAATAATTTTCATCTGGAGATTCGGTATCACCAACATCTGATAATTCTGTTTTTGAGTTCTAAATGTTTGATGAATTGCTTCTGTTGTTTGGTTTTATTGATGTTGTTTAATTTTGTAATTTAAGGATACGAAATGTAGATGAAGTATTTGGATCTGGCATTTAGTATGTTTATTTACATATTCTCAGTTTTTAAAACAAATTGTTACAAATGTGAAGAAGGACACACAAAACCTTTTTTGAGATCTTTGCTTCTTTCAATTGCTAATAAACCCAGTATGTCCATCCTTCCATGTAATGAAGTTTTCTACACTTCCTTGATGCAGAACAACTTTGGGTACTGGAATCTGTACCTGGAGATGTAAATCCTGAAGAGAGTGATGGAGAAGTTGAGAAGGTTTTCCAGACCTTGCAAAGTTTACCCTCAGAAATCCCATCAAGAAAGTAAGAGttattctccttcattttgttgtACTTATGTAGAAAGAAGATGGTTGTTCATGGAGGATTCACTTTTGGCCTGTGGATGGTGACATTTCTCGGTTCTATCTGAAAGATACtaatattcttcacgggtgagtGATGTTCATATTAGTCCACATTATGTATGATTTTCGTAGTGGTGTGCATAGATTTGCACCTTATGTATGTAGGCtttttaggtgtacattgtggtgcacattacaTATTCTAGGCTTTTCATATGTATGTCCACAGTTAAGGTGTAAATGATTGTGCACCTTGTATATGTAAGATTTCTTTAGGTGTACTTTTTGGTgcataatattattttatttttttaatgttttgttttttgtagctgtagtgttggtttgaggttgaagagtcctCCGGTGATAACCAAGTTAGTCAAGCATTTGATCGCTGAAAATATAAAGGGAGATCCTAGTTTAAAACCCAATCAGATCATTTCACTTTTTAAGAAGACTTCTGGATCAAATATTAAGTATCACCCTGCCCGTAGAGGGAGAGAAGTCGTATTTGAACAACAATTTGGCGACGACGAGAAGTCGTACAATGATTTAGTTTGGTATATCAAAATCATTGAGGAAACTAATCCTAATAGCTATGTGAATTTTGAGGTCGATGCGATATGCTGAGTTCGGTGTTTAGTGTTtcattcatttgttttttttaatgtGTACACCTTCGTACACATGTTTATTTGTATACAATGTTGTACACATGGATTTGCTTAATGTGTACATtcttgtacacatgttttatctgtCATTCTGCAACCGTGTGTACATTTTTGTACACATGGGTTTCCttaacgtgtacattgttgtacacatatTTATAGGTCTTCTTTCTAGatcatttttttatttatgttttgtgtttttattattttagtttgaAGATTATGAAGAAGAATGCTGAGAGAAGGGTAGAAGGTCTAGAAAATTTCAACACTAGGCTCACTCCCATATATGAGGAGTTACTAAAGGAAAACGTCAACATTGATTGTATTTTGATGGTTAGTGATTCTGGGGAAAGATTGTACAAAGTCCATTCTCCCAGGTCTCATTGTGTATATCTTTTGCAGAAAACTTGTATGTGTCACAGGTGGCGAGTTAATGGTTTTTCTTGTGTACATGCTTGTGCTGCCATTCAAGCTACGAGGGAGGAGATCTATTCATTTATTGAGCCATTATTTCACCACTAAATGGTTCAACTTGGCATACCAGGAGATCATTTTCCCCATCCCAAATTTTGACAAGCCGCAGGcttatgatcctagtgatagggttATTGTTCCCATTCATGTTCCTCCACCTGGTAGACGAAGAACACAACATATCAGGAGTGCTTGGGAGAAGCAAAAGAGGGATATGATGTGCACAAAGTGTTTTACCCTTAGTCATCACAACAGAGCTACCTGCCCCATTCCTTGATGCTTTTTActatgttatttttgttttgaaagaTTCTATGTTTTTGGTTTTTACTTTTAGTAATGTCTTTTCAATTTTCTAGGCCTGGATAATTAGTGTCAggacatgtgtaccattatgtacaccttcctgaACACTTCAATTATTAAGATTTTCTACTTTGTCACTACATGTGCACAATGATGTACGCCTTAATATTTTATACTCTTTCAGTACATGTTCACAATAATGTACTCTATTGTAACATTTTTCCTAACCTGTAATATACCCTGCAAGTCTGACACAAGTCTACATTCAAAACATCaatattaaaactaataaaaatattaattcaagGTATTTATATTAGCGATAAGTCTTAAACAGAAAGTTAGAAACTGAAATTTAAAAAGTTGTATGAAGATTAAAAACGTTTAGAAGCAATTCAAAAATTGATCTTGTATGAAGATTAAAGATTCTGGTCTCGTCTTAGGTGCTGATGattttggagtttcttctacTTCAATTGTTCTTGAAACTTCATGTAATTCTTGTGCTTTTCTCTTTTTAGCTACTGTTTTTGGATTTACCATGATGTTATTGCTACTGCATTCATCAATGATGTTTGATTATGAAGATTTAGGATTttgattttgtgttttctttgtcAGCTAGGTTAAaaatttgatttctttcttctctgattttcTTCTCTCTCGGTTAGACTAAatgatttaatatatttttctgtttttttcagtttttttttttgatcgaacgTGTCGCATGCATATTCAATGTGTCAGTTACACAATTCTTTTCATTTGCCGCACGTGTGCTTTGTGAAACTCGTGTGAAGGATACCAGTGTCTTTACACATTTTTAGATAAATTCTGGACTAATCTGTACCGGGTCGACTAGTGCTGGACTAATCCGTAATTTTGGAgattttttggactaaaccgtttttTTCATATAAATAAATAACAGAGTGTAAAAAGAGTGTAAGTATATAAAACCGACATCACTGGTGAAACAAGTCATAAAGTAAAGACGTAGCGTGATATTCGGGACATAGCGACGGTTGAAAAgtaaaaacctaattttcttCCGATCATACCTGTTGGGAAGACGAAACGAAAAGGAGCAAACTATGATGGGAGAAAAATATGGCTACGTAGACACATTTCAGAAGGCAGACGTGAGATAAATAAATAGATGATAATTTTCCTTAAAAAGGAGAAGTTGCATTGGAAAAGTTAGTTCAAAATTGCTTAAAGGAAGTCGATATTACGACGAATGAGGTCCAAAAGCTGATTACACCAGAACCAAGATATCCACCGCCTCAACTCTGAGGTGACGCGTggaatggcattcaaaccatctgatgACCAAGTTTAAACCAAAGACATCGCATTTAACGCAGGGCTAGAACTGTAGAAGAAAGTACGATGCGTCAGAATATCAGAAACCCCAACATATCTTGTAATCCCTTTATGTCTATAATTATTTGGCTTGCATAAAGGAACGTGATACGATTAAAAAGAGCCAGTTTGAGAGAACATTGAAGTGGGAAGTGAAGTAGCGAGAGAGAAGAGAGTTTACTCTTGTAGAGTTTGATCGAAAGGGTAAGACCTCGTAACAACATTAATAAAATATACTCTCCTTCTGGCAGATGTAGGTCTTGAAACGACCGAACCACGTTAACTCCTTGTGTTCATATTTCCTTACATGCGGTTTACTTATTATTGTTTGTTACCTCTATAAAGTCCTATACGGTGTGGTCATTAGATCTCTCTTTGGGTTTGGTTGTAGGGTCTtgtgcaactacacttagtgagTGTTGAGGCAAGGGCAAGGGCTTTTCTTGAGGAAGTTTTGCAGGCTAGAGCCCGACATCTAGTTTACATCCAGAAGGTAACTAGATAAATGTGGTTGCAACTCTGAATGAAATGGGAATGCGAGAAAATGGACTTTAAGAAACTTTATAGAGCTGAATACTTGATAGTTGGAAGTGCACCAATGCCCATAGAGAATTTCTTCATGTGGCTCATTGTTAAGCCAAACAAGCTATTAACTTATTCAGTAGGAAGAGTGACGTGAATCAAGGATTCAAAACAAAATTCAGATGGATGAATATGTATTAAACCTCATTTAAATTTAAAAGAGAAAAGTAAATACTGCCGTATATATTTTGGGAATGCAAACAATGGTCTCTATAAAAGCTATTTTTAAGAAATCAAGATGATAAATTAAAAGAATAAGTAACTTCGGAGAAAGGATAGAATGGCAAGATCCCCAATTTCCGAAGTCCAAATCTGCTTGCAACTGTTGTCGCCCCAATTCTAATGCAAGTGGCTGAAGCTGTTGCATTCTATAGGATAGATAATCACCATATTTATAATATATTATTTCCTAGTTTATAGGTATTTCCTATATTAAGAATATTGAGCTATATATATACCATGAGCTGTGTAACCAATTGAGTAATCTAAAAATCAGAGATTCTTTATATCTTTATATTTGAACTTGGTATCACAGATCTAGGGTTCTTAAATCATGGTCAGTGGTTCAGTATTATATAAGAAATCTGGCAAACTAAGACATAAAGAGAAGATAAAAATATCTAACAACTCTACCCCCATTATAGTTCAATCTGAAGGTGCAACATTCAAGGCAGGGATTGTTCTTGATGAAATCAACTATGATTTATAGTCATAAATCATGGAGATGCATATCGCTGAGAAagaaaaaagttcttttattctaGGAAAGACAAAAAAAACTACTGAAGAAGACGAGAGATATGAAAAGTGGCACATAGATGACCAAAAAGTCAAGACATGGTTGTTGATGTCCATGTCACCAGAAATCATGAAGATATATATTCGATTACTTACTGCtcgcaaggtagttaatatcgtgtatcggtatcgtatcggtcgggtcctATACACTTATACAAATGATAATATCTATTTTTACAGGCGATACATCATTTAATAtagaatttcaaataattataaaacgatagtaaaaaataataagaatcatatACATATCTCAAATTTACAAAATACAAGGTGGTaacgttgtgattgttgtccaATTATGCCAATAAATCTTTTTtttatccttcatatttatcttttatctttctctgccttgcaatcgaaatatggtttccatcttatatcctaccatatagtcattgattttatatcataaatatattagggatttttaccttctccaattgacattgtacttgtctgtaaagactagatgcatgttgatgaaaaatttattcacgaaaccgatattatcggtgtacaagtaaaaccgatatatcggtctgtaccggcctgtacaaccgataatatcatttcgtctttgtatcgccgatattttcgatatcgtataggtattttccgatatccgataataacctgtaatatcggc
Coding sequences within:
- the LOC113271723 gene encoding respiratory burst oxidase homolog protein F-like — translated: METQFQETHDQQQYSLTNSSSSSTSSSSTTTQDWSVPASPGNNQKNQYSQQEHDDGVGMKQLRFFDSLNCVGGDKWKDVEQRFDQFASLRTGLISRSDFAYCIGMKDTPDFAEELLNALRGRKDLALGISKAELHDHWCRITDPEFDSRARVFFDLCDRNLDGKITQKEIKQVILLSAATNKLYITQEVAEEYAALLMEELDSEHHGYIQLSQLETLFKDSLSKSAVKTQTETITLTENTVHESHEHYEEPMTSMEIAIRTYWRRAWIVIVWLLICFGLFVWKFMQYRERKAFQVMGYCLCTSKGAAETLKFNMALILLPVCRNTITLLRRNRTLNYMIPFNDNINFHKLIAGGIVIAVILHGGTHLTCDFPRIAGCSRSVFRRTIAVHFGNHQPSYYEILATTEVATGLGMVILMAIAFILATHVSRRKSSTLPQPLRKVTGYNTFWYSHHLFILVYVLLIIHSMFLFLTKDISEKTTWMYIAIPVLLYAGERIVRAIRSEFDRVEIVKATTYPGKVLSLKMSKPAGFTYRSGMYLFLNCPDISPFEWHPLSLTSAPEDDHLSVHIRTLGDWSYQIYSRFQEAIVSGNPQYPEVYIDGPYGASSQDHVKYDIVVLIGLGIGATPFISVIKDIIHNTLRKPAPVEDEESGISNVCSSKAYMYWVTREQSSFGWFRDVMKEISEKNQNKAVIEMHNYLTSVYQDGDARSALISIIQSLHHQKNGIDVLSHTPVHTHFARPNWSEVLSNLSTKHEGARIGVFYCGPSVLAKELQRLCTKMSSKTTTRFVFHKEHY